In Plodia interpunctella isolate USDA-ARS_2022_Savannah chromosome 17, ilPloInte3.2, whole genome shotgun sequence, one genomic interval encodes:
- the LOC128676977 gene encoding uncharacterized protein LOC128676977 isoform X2: protein MTTVAKHHRSWPYHTLFCIPVLSAEIDTRILDVPELRYKWLYKRKTAAYKMRLTGSRTYTRPAPVPKMPTGLIELMEDLTRDVLKNNPSDVYEFCADHMRKLLDIRDGPSLKRPLTLEEKIARAQKIVKKRGDARWQRYLQEKKNNSKVQSAPENIDETKAKPPVYPDLNIEKTSEIEICHEPGSDNDFSEDPNVKYNTSNTEVNPQFLDNTHISTTNGTIDPNSSLISQHLDNVTETDSNDVSKNDQPNFNLTTETMANVQNLQNPLLIDNKSTIDAIHDGLSNATEVSNLKDEVNENVDGKLTHETAPAIEVSEQEIGYQGNNSLTDMGKVVNTAVGLYNIVNDSARSPIHKAETLVNDDIDILKTQDKTTFQSDVDEIKEIIDSKIVSTQQSDPIDKETENKSDQENEHQASIADMGKLINTTIGVLNVINSQNSDTPDGINDLNNIGTQLTQGKNIDQRDIHEVKEKQLILLQGTAPSDKEIVKTFEQEPEVQAIYSLAEMGNVNTAIGVLNNINDSSIRIAEDIEDINDNYDLDLLKTQDEEPFQTHVEQTDISFKNTIPLYTDADKKLNLEIEHSDCAMTNDNILKNIQGPVTESSLKDIQVDGNATNKDNASVPFIEKDLKNGEKIILDDSHITDGIKTSQNGNNGLESTIVHDIRLENLNSKKLTIDSGVASSHEVFIQSLTNDKKIDASLVPDVVRISGSAEPLVNAVIIKTSSVEEEPTEGNIIEIRISQVAEALNNEVPITMNIIKTSETSDLPFNSVDMHTEEENGVQVHSIPEDIDYESSVTSINLDDIQNTNITSVLKSASIDESTDGMDNTSLIESATSDTTDDIILNNANNSTMDLETAAVTIQKVFRSFMFKSRASTFDDNDENISLDEENKKDEPEFQITNINKERRGISRMDTVLQTVNEEKSLSLSTDDSSTLSSAATIIQAHVRGFLVRNKLHSNRTASTSSQLNSDGHDGGDVDHKNNKTILNIHIVPEGGNYLSRDESMLTSMDFSLDGSPPSSLNLHPLGYDKNERRKLKREDAVQSISPPSNNSGKLSEDVDSVKDMLITDHQTDQKDDKDEITKNDNINNRPGSVDTSPTTSLTIETVIEAHKLMNQESSDADSEVPIKNVKGTLTKQSSDEMDVVTPFEDKITLADSTSTSKLLHSGEFHDVVLPTKVSRGETSVVSGE, encoded by the exons ATGACAACCGTCGCCAAACACCACCGTTCTTGGCCCTACCACACCCTTTTTTGCATACCTGTCTTGAGCGCGGAGATTGATACACGAATTCTCGACGTTCCTGAACTACGTTACAAGTGGTTATACAAACGAAAGACAGCCGCATAT AAAATGAGACTAACAGGTTCTCGAACCTATACCAGGCCAGCACCCGTGCCGAAGATGCCCACAGGCCTCATAGAGTTGATGGAAGACCTTACTAGAGACGTTTTGAAGAACAACCCATCCGATGTTTATGAGTTTTGTGCTGATCATATGCGCAAGTTGTTGGATATAAGGGATGGTCCTT CTCTTAAACGGCCTTTGACATTGGAGGAAAAAATTGCTCGTGctcaaaaaatagttaaaaagaGGGGTGACGCTCGCTGGCAGAGATATCTccaagaaaagaaaaataacagtaaaGTCCAGTCGGCTCCTGAGAATATTGATGAAACTAAGGCAAAGCCTCCAGTTTATCCTGATCTCAATATAGAAAAAACttctgaaatagaaatatgtcATGAACCAGGCTCTGATAATGATTTTTCTGAAGATCCTAacgttaaatataatacaagcAACACTGAAGTAAACCCACAATTTTTAGATAATACGCATATATCTACTACTAATGGCACAATTGATCCTAATTCATCTCTTATTTCTCAACACTTGGATAACGTAACCGAAACTGATTCAAATGACGTTTCTAAAAACGACCaaccaaattttaatttgactaCAGAAACTATGGCTAATGTACAAAATCTTCAGAATCCACTTTTAATTGACAATAAATCTACTATAGATGCTATACATGATGGATTATCTAATGCAACAGAGGTTTCAAACTTAAAAGACGAGGTTAATGAAAACGTTGACGGTAAATTAACTCATGAGACAGCACCAGCCATTGAAGTGTCTGAACAAGAAATTGGTTATCAAGGTAATAATTCTTTAACTGACATGGGCAAAGTTGTAAATACTGCTGttggtttatataatattgtcaaCGATAGTGCTCGCAGTCCCATTCATAAAGCAGAAACTCTTGTAAACGATGATATTGATATACTAAAAACACAAGATAAAACAACCTTCCAATCTGATGTTGACGAGATTAAGGAAATAATTGACAGTAAGATAGTTTCTACCCAACAATCTGATCCAATCGATAaagaaactgaaaataaatcagaTCAGGAAAATGAACACCAAGCTTCTATTGCGGACATGggaaaacttataaatactaCTATTGGTGTACTCAATGTAATTAACAGCCAAAATTCTGACACTCCAGATGGGATAaacgatttaaataatattggtaCACAATTAACACAAGGTAAAAATATCGACCAAAGAGATATTCATGAGGTTAAGGAAAAgcaacttattttattacagggAACTGCACCATCCGATAAAGAAATCGTAAAAACATTTGAACAGGAACCTGAAGTCCAAGCTATATATTCATTAGCGGAAATGGGAAATGTAAATACTGCTATTGGTGTactcaataatattaatgatagTTCTATACGAATAGCAGAAGATATCGAAGATATAAACGATAATTATGATCTTGATTTACTAAAAACACAAGACGAAGAACCCTTCCAAACTCATGTTGAACAAACAgatatatcatttaaaaatactataccaCTATATACAGatgctgataaaaaattaaatttagaaatcgAGCACTCTGATTGTGCTATGACGAacgataacattttaaaaaatattcaaggtCCTGTAACCGAAAGTTCATTGAAAGATATACAGGTCGATGGTAATGCTACAAATAAAGACAATGCGTCTGTTCCTTTCATCGAgaaggatttaaaaaatggagaAAAGATTATTCTTGATGATTCACATATAACTGATGGTATAAAAACATCTCAAAATGGAAATAATGGTCTTGAGTCAACAATTGTCCACGACATCCgtcttgaaaatttaaatagtaaaaaattaactattgaTTCTGGTGTAGCAAGTAGCCATGAAGTATTTATTCAATCTCTTACGAATGATAAGAAAATTGACGCTTCATTGGTTCCTGATGTTGTGAGGATTTCGGGTTCGGCAGAACCATTAGTTAATgcagttattataaaaacatctaGTGTGGAAGAAGAGCCGACTGAaggaaatataatagaaataagaaTAAGCCAAGTGGCCGAAGCTTTAAATAATGAAGTACCTATaactatgaatattataaaaacatcaGAAACATCTGATTTGCCGTTTAACTCTGTTGATATGCATACAGAAGAAGAAAATGGGGTTCAAGTTCATTCGATTCCAGAAGATATCGATTATGAATCTAGTGTAACTTCGATTAATTTAGATGACATTCAGAATACAAACATTACGAGTGTATTAAAGTCGGCAAGTATCGATGAAAGTACTGACGGAATGGATAATACTAGTCTGATAGAATCTGCAACTTCTGACACAACAGAtgatatcattttaaataatgcaaATAATAGTACTATGGATTTGGAAACAGCGGCGGTGACAATACAAAAAGTTTTCCGTTCCTTTATGTTCAAAAGCAGAGCTTCAACatttgatgataatgatgaaaatatttctttagacGAAGAAAACAAGAAG gaTGAGCCTGAATTTCAAATCACTAATATCAATAAAGAAAGAAGAGGTATAAGTAGAATGGATACAGTATTGCAAACGGTTAATGAAGAAAAATCCTTATCTTTATCTACTGACGATTCTTCTACTTTATCCAGCGCTGCTACTATCATACAAGCTCATGTAAGAGGATTTttagtaagaaataaactacATTCAAATAGAACTGCTTCAACTAGTTCGCAGCTGAATTCTGATGGGCATGATGGTGGGGATGTCGATCATAAGAATAATAAGACTATACTCAACATTCACATAGTCCCTGAAGGTGGAAATTATCTTAGTAGGGATGAAAGTATGTTGACGTCAATGGACTTTTCTTTAGATGGTAGTCCGCCGTCATCACTGAATTTGCATCCTTTGGGTTACGACAAAAATGAACGAAGGAAACTAAAAAGAGAAGATGCTGTTCAGTCTATTTCACCGCCAAGTAATAATAGCGGAAAATTGAGTGAAGATGTTGATTCTGTTAAGGATATGTTGATCACTGATCATCAAACAGACCAAAAAGATGACAAGGACGAAATTACtaaaaatgacaatataaACAATCGCCCAGGCAGTGTGGATACTTCTCCGACAACCAGTTTAACTATTGAGACCGTTATAGAAGCTCATAAACTAATGAATCAAGAAAGTTCAGATGCAGACTCGGAGGTAcccattaaaaatgttaaagggACTTTAACAAAGCAAAGTTCTGATGAAATGGATGTAGTTACTCCttttgaagataaaattaCGTTAGCAGATTCAACTAGCACCTCAAAATTGTTGCATTCTGGGGAGTTTCACGACGTTGTTCTACCTACGAAGGTGTCTAGGGGTGAAACATCTGTCGTCAGTGGTGAGTGA
- the PQBP1 gene encoding polyglutamine-binding protein 1 produces MPLPPALAARLAKRGILKGSSGEETNIDRPPQANEEIIAEDYDSKPDELCNKEHFWAGIEGVNVDPIKGHKGCPNKYNIYHECSKFCVKTWKQGKLVPDETYLQNKNKILEKWPLPPGWEEVYDEGIGQHYFWNIHNNLVAWLPPGHPKSVSTESAAHLREERLLKEGDESDNSSEESDQEVPQQPIKDKRRDRRSGEKLKELQQRKDRNSKRQKTKDNDIDPMDPAAYSDIPRGNWSAGLDSHAKTGVDTTVSGPLFQMRPYPAPGAILAANAKKQTSPPPSP; encoded by the coding sequence atgccTTTACCACCAGCGTTAGCTGCAAGATTGGCAAAGCGTGGTATTCTCAAAGGAAGCAGTGGCGAAGAGACTAACATCGACCGTCCTCCTCAAGCTAATGAAGAGATTATAGCTGAAGATTACGATAGCAAACCAGACGAACTCTGTaataaagaacatttttgGGCAGGCATTGAGGGCGTAAATGTGGATCCGATAAAGGGACATAAGGGTTgtcctaataaatataacatttaccACGAATGCTCTAAGTTTTGTGTAAAAACTTGGAAGCAAGGCAAACTAGTACCAGATGAAACTTATTtgcagaataaaaataaaattctcgAGAAATGGCCTTTACCGCCAGGATGGGAGGAAGTTTATGATGAAGGAATTGGACAGCACTACTTCTggaatattcataataatttagtagCTTGGTTGCCTCCCGGTCATCCTAAATCGGTTTCCACTGAGAGTGCTGCACATTTGCGTGAAGAACGTTTATTGAAAGAAGGTGATGAAAGTGATAACAGTAGTGAGGAATCTGATCAGGAAGTACCACAACAGCCAATCAAAGATAAAAGGCGTGATCGTCGTTCCGGAGAAAAGCTTAAAGAATTACAACAAAGGAAAGATAGGAACAGTAAGCGACAAAAGACTAAAGATAATGATATAGATCCCATGGATCCTGCAGCTTATTCAGATATTCctagagggaactggtcagctggATTGGACTCACATGCTAAGACAGGTGTGGACACCACAGTCTCAGGCCCACTGTTCCAAATGCGGCCGTATCCAGCCCCAGGAGCAATACTTGCAGCCAATGCTAAGAAACAGACATCTCCACCTCCATcaccataa
- the LOC128676977 gene encoding uncharacterized protein LOC128676977 isoform X1, protein MTTVAKHHRSWPYHTLFCIPVLSAEIDTRILDVPELRYKWLYKRKTAAYKMRLTGSRTYTRPAPVPKMPTGLIELMEDLTRDVLKNNPSDVYEFCADHMRKLLDIRDGPSLKRPLTLEEKIARAQKIVKKRGDARWQRYLQEKKNNSKVQSAPENIDETKAKPPVYPDLNIEKTSEIEICHEPGSDNDFSEDPNVKYNTSNTEVNPQFLDNTHISTTNGTIDPNSSLISQHLDNVTETDSNDVSKNDQPNFNLTTETMANVQNLQNPLLIDNKSTIDAIHDGLSNATEVSNLKDEVNENVDGKLTHETAPAIEVSEQEIGYQGNNSLTDMGKVVNTAVGLYNIVNDSARSPIHKAETLVNDDIDILKTQDKTTFQSDVDEIKEIIDSKIVSTQQSDPIDKETENKSDQENEHQASIADMGKLINTTIGVLNVINSQNSDTPDGINDLNNIGTQLTQGKNIDQRDIHEVKEKQLILLQGTAPSDKEIVKTFEQEPEVQAIYSLAEMGNVNTAIGVLNNINDSSIRIAEDIEDINDNYDLDLLKTQDEEPFQTHVEQTDISFKNTIPLYTDADKKLNLEIEHSDCAMTNDNILKNIQGPVTESSLKDIQVDGNATNKDNASVPFIEKDLKNGEKIILDDSHITDGIKTSQNGNNGLESTIVHDIRLENLNSKKLTIDSGVASSHEVFIQSLTNDKKIDASLVPDVVRISGSAEPLVNAVIIKTSSVEEEPTEGNIIEIRISQVAEALNNEVPITMNIIKTSETSDLPFNSVDMHTEEENGVQVHSIPEDIDYESSVTSINLDDIQNTNITSVLKSASIDESTDGMDNTSLIESATSDTTDDIILNNANNSTMDLETAAVTIQKVFRSFMFKSRASTFDDNDENISLDEENKKDEPEFQITNINKERRGISRMDTVLQTVNEEKSLSLSTDDSSTLSSAATIIQAHVRGFLVRNKLHSNRTASTSSQLNSDGHDGGDVDHKNNKTILNIHIVPEGGNYLSRDESMLTSMDFSLDGSPPSSLNLHPLGYDKNERRKLKREDAVQSISPPSNNSGKLSEDVDSVKDMLITDHQTDQKDDKDEITKNDNINNRPGSVDTSPTTSLTIETVIEAHKLMNQESSDADSEVPIKNVKGTLTKQSSDEMDVVTPFEDKITLADSTSTSKLLHSGEFHDVVLPTKVSRGETSVVSEFKNVLVYFLLWNNS, encoded by the exons ATGACAACCGTCGCCAAACACCACCGTTCTTGGCCCTACCACACCCTTTTTTGCATACCTGTCTTGAGCGCGGAGATTGATACACGAATTCTCGACGTTCCTGAACTACGTTACAAGTGGTTATACAAACGAAAGACAGCCGCATAT AAAATGAGACTAACAGGTTCTCGAACCTATACCAGGCCAGCACCCGTGCCGAAGATGCCCACAGGCCTCATAGAGTTGATGGAAGACCTTACTAGAGACGTTTTGAAGAACAACCCATCCGATGTTTATGAGTTTTGTGCTGATCATATGCGCAAGTTGTTGGATATAAGGGATGGTCCTT CTCTTAAACGGCCTTTGACATTGGAGGAAAAAATTGCTCGTGctcaaaaaatagttaaaaagaGGGGTGACGCTCGCTGGCAGAGATATCTccaagaaaagaaaaataacagtaaaGTCCAGTCGGCTCCTGAGAATATTGATGAAACTAAGGCAAAGCCTCCAGTTTATCCTGATCTCAATATAGAAAAAACttctgaaatagaaatatgtcATGAACCAGGCTCTGATAATGATTTTTCTGAAGATCCTAacgttaaatataatacaagcAACACTGAAGTAAACCCACAATTTTTAGATAATACGCATATATCTACTACTAATGGCACAATTGATCCTAATTCATCTCTTATTTCTCAACACTTGGATAACGTAACCGAAACTGATTCAAATGACGTTTCTAAAAACGACCaaccaaattttaatttgactaCAGAAACTATGGCTAATGTACAAAATCTTCAGAATCCACTTTTAATTGACAATAAATCTACTATAGATGCTATACATGATGGATTATCTAATGCAACAGAGGTTTCAAACTTAAAAGACGAGGTTAATGAAAACGTTGACGGTAAATTAACTCATGAGACAGCACCAGCCATTGAAGTGTCTGAACAAGAAATTGGTTATCAAGGTAATAATTCTTTAACTGACATGGGCAAAGTTGTAAATACTGCTGttggtttatataatattgtcaaCGATAGTGCTCGCAGTCCCATTCATAAAGCAGAAACTCTTGTAAACGATGATATTGATATACTAAAAACACAAGATAAAACAACCTTCCAATCTGATGTTGACGAGATTAAGGAAATAATTGACAGTAAGATAGTTTCTACCCAACAATCTGATCCAATCGATAaagaaactgaaaataaatcagaTCAGGAAAATGAACACCAAGCTTCTATTGCGGACATGggaaaacttataaatactaCTATTGGTGTACTCAATGTAATTAACAGCCAAAATTCTGACACTCCAGATGGGATAaacgatttaaataatattggtaCACAATTAACACAAGGTAAAAATATCGACCAAAGAGATATTCATGAGGTTAAGGAAAAgcaacttattttattacagggAACTGCACCATCCGATAAAGAAATCGTAAAAACATTTGAACAGGAACCTGAAGTCCAAGCTATATATTCATTAGCGGAAATGGGAAATGTAAATACTGCTATTGGTGTactcaataatattaatgatagTTCTATACGAATAGCAGAAGATATCGAAGATATAAACGATAATTATGATCTTGATTTACTAAAAACACAAGACGAAGAACCCTTCCAAACTCATGTTGAACAAACAgatatatcatttaaaaatactataccaCTATATACAGatgctgataaaaaattaaatttagaaatcgAGCACTCTGATTGTGCTATGACGAacgataacattttaaaaaatattcaaggtCCTGTAACCGAAAGTTCATTGAAAGATATACAGGTCGATGGTAATGCTACAAATAAAGACAATGCGTCTGTTCCTTTCATCGAgaaggatttaaaaaatggagaAAAGATTATTCTTGATGATTCACATATAACTGATGGTATAAAAACATCTCAAAATGGAAATAATGGTCTTGAGTCAACAATTGTCCACGACATCCgtcttgaaaatttaaatagtaaaaaattaactattgaTTCTGGTGTAGCAAGTAGCCATGAAGTATTTATTCAATCTCTTACGAATGATAAGAAAATTGACGCTTCATTGGTTCCTGATGTTGTGAGGATTTCGGGTTCGGCAGAACCATTAGTTAATgcagttattataaaaacatctaGTGTGGAAGAAGAGCCGACTGAaggaaatataatagaaataagaaTAAGCCAAGTGGCCGAAGCTTTAAATAATGAAGTACCTATaactatgaatattataaaaacatcaGAAACATCTGATTTGCCGTTTAACTCTGTTGATATGCATACAGAAGAAGAAAATGGGGTTCAAGTTCATTCGATTCCAGAAGATATCGATTATGAATCTAGTGTAACTTCGATTAATTTAGATGACATTCAGAATACAAACATTACGAGTGTATTAAAGTCGGCAAGTATCGATGAAAGTACTGACGGAATGGATAATACTAGTCTGATAGAATCTGCAACTTCTGACACAACAGAtgatatcattttaaataatgcaaATAATAGTACTATGGATTTGGAAACAGCGGCGGTGACAATACAAAAAGTTTTCCGTTCCTTTATGTTCAAAAGCAGAGCTTCAACatttgatgataatgatgaaaatatttctttagacGAAGAAAACAAGAAG gaTGAGCCTGAATTTCAAATCACTAATATCAATAAAGAAAGAAGAGGTATAAGTAGAATGGATACAGTATTGCAAACGGTTAATGAAGAAAAATCCTTATCTTTATCTACTGACGATTCTTCTACTTTATCCAGCGCTGCTACTATCATACAAGCTCATGTAAGAGGATTTttagtaagaaataaactacATTCAAATAGAACTGCTTCAACTAGTTCGCAGCTGAATTCTGATGGGCATGATGGTGGGGATGTCGATCATAAGAATAATAAGACTATACTCAACATTCACATAGTCCCTGAAGGTGGAAATTATCTTAGTAGGGATGAAAGTATGTTGACGTCAATGGACTTTTCTTTAGATGGTAGTCCGCCGTCATCACTGAATTTGCATCCTTTGGGTTACGACAAAAATGAACGAAGGAAACTAAAAAGAGAAGATGCTGTTCAGTCTATTTCACCGCCAAGTAATAATAGCGGAAAATTGAGTGAAGATGTTGATTCTGTTAAGGATATGTTGATCACTGATCATCAAACAGACCAAAAAGATGACAAGGACGAAATTACtaaaaatgacaatataaACAATCGCCCAGGCAGTGTGGATACTTCTCCGACAACCAGTTTAACTATTGAGACCGTTATAGAAGCTCATAAACTAATGAATCAAGAAAGTTCAGATGCAGACTCGGAGGTAcccattaaaaatgttaaagggACTTTAACAAAGCAAAGTTCTGATGAAATGGATGTAGTTACTCCttttgaagataaaattaCGTTAGCAGATTCAACTAGCACCTCAAAATTGTTGCATTCTGGGGAGTTTCACGACGTTGTTCTACCTACGAAGGTGTCTAGGGGTGAAACATCTGTCGTCAGTG AATTCAAGAACGTGTTGGTGTACTTTCTGCTATGGAATAACTCTTAA